The Neodiprion fabricii isolate iyNeoFabr1 chromosome 4, iyNeoFabr1.1, whole genome shotgun sequence genome window below encodes:
- the LOC124181376 gene encoding anoctamin-4-like isoform X1: MPIRDHRITRTSTQQFPCVFIVSPSARVELTVRVPDRDALQLPTPSFSLPPSPGNLPGRSPNDTVSSSPEIKFNFVDEAMDADAIRLENETKDTHSRRPSRTEGVSQVIPEFSPSRSQLSDLVHSVGSTETSLVSSATHTPNREGSPAGRSVERRPGTPYDVTKPVLQRTSDALFELARNGLQQYNPTSGESPSGSGSPRISRRYSRASVHPCVVGSKSLTARDLFAFLGPKLTPAPPDASPSLPGTPAPQDSDSEQMSKEALSRKDDGLDTTVGPETDPETLFFHDGRRRIDMVLVYREENEGVMTETEARRIEQRKVFEQNLLKEGLQLELEHKNTSFDGRTYFLKLHIPWKTKMQYAEVMNMKLPTKRFITISVKAWGGEGGKEKPKYWAKWSPWIEWIQRLHSWDTSRIPEEPSFYASADAGDREERFVVKDRDTAFTPAQRSLIVMQILLRARYDDNHERAGIRRLLADGTYLECFPLHEGPYDTPGPNGELFDRHLLYLEWARPSKWFKKQPLWLVRRYFGEKVALYFAWLGFYTKALYPPAVVGLLCFFYGLGSIESEDNIPSKEICDPTLAGNITLCPLCDKACKYQKLKDSCLFSKLTYLFDNPATVFFAIFMSFWATTFLELWKRRQAVIVWEWDLQNVDGDEETRPEFETTVKTYRVNPVTREREPYLPAWSRVLRFTATGSMVFFMICVVLAAVLGTIIYRISLVSVFYNSGGEFLKKHAKIFTSTTAALINLFIIMILTRVYHRLARWLTNMENPRTQTEYEDSYTFKIFLFEFVNFYSSLIYIAFFKGRFFKHPGDRSARSSEFFRIKTDVCDPAGCLSELCIQLAIIMIGKQCVNNFLEILSPKMWNWWRKRTQKAATKDRNRPYTRWEKDYQLQDPGKMALFDEYLEMVIQYGFVTLFVAAFPLAPLFALLNNIAEIRLDAYKMVKEARRPLAERVEDIGAWFGILQGVTYAAVVSNAFVIAYTSDFIPRSVYAFGYSDSHNLTGYIDSSLSEFNTSDYREDMGSADEDPDPPTCQYRGYRNGPDHPDAYELSPHYWHVFAARLAFVVVFEHVVFALTGIMSYAIPAVPRAIATQIQRERLLAQEAKYEKGITGREDEDELLTALREAGSIGRPQGGRGSWARRFSKLSDGLDAHVEVGPRAHRQSNSSTVWEVM, encoded by the exons ACTGTCCGCGTTCCGGATCGGGACGCGTTGCAGTTACCCACACCTTCCTTCTCGTTACCACCGTCGCCCGGAAACCTTCCGGGGAGAAGTCCGAACGATACCGTGTCCTCTTCaccggaaataaaattcaatttcgtcgACGAGGCGATGGACGCCGACGCGATCCGCTTGGAGAATGAAACCAAG GACACTCACAGCCGGAGACCGAGTCGAACCGAGGGAGTTTCTCAGGTTATCCCAGAATTCAGCCCCAGCAGGTCGCAGCTGAGCGATTTGGTGCATTCGGTCGGATCGACGGAGACGTCCCTGGTATCGTCGGCAACGCACACGCCGAATCGCGAGGGGAGTCCTGCGGGAAGGAGCGTGGAAAGACGTCCTGGAACCCCGTACGACGTGACAAAGCCCGTTCTCCAGAGGACGAGCGACGCCCTCTTCGAGCTGGCCAGAAATGGCCTTCAGCAATACAATCCGACGAGCGGCGAGTCGCCGTCGGGATCCGGGAGCCCCAGGATATCCAGGCGGTACTCGAGGGCGAGCGTTCATCCCTGCGTCGTCGGAAGCAAGTCCTTAACGGCACGCGACTTATTCG CGTTTTTAGGACCAAAATTAACACCCGCACCACCGGACGCAAGCCCGTCGTTACCTGGAACGCCTGCCCCCCAGGACTCGGACAGCGAACAGATGAGCAAAGAAGCGTTATCCCGAAAAGATGATGGATTGGATACAACGGTGGGACCGGAAACTGACCCTGAGACGTTATTTTTTCA CGACGGTCGCCGTCGAATAGACATGGTGTTGGTCTACCGGGAAGAAAACGAGGGTGTGATGACGGAGACCGAAGCCAGAAGGATAGAGCAGCGGAAAGTCTTCGAGCAGAATCTCCTCAAGGAGGGCTTACAACTGGAGCTTGAACACAAAAATACATCGTTCGACGGCAGAACGTACTTTTTGAAGCTCCACATACCATGGAAGACAAAGATGCAGTACGCCGAGGTGATGAACATGAAACTACCGACGAAAAGGTTCATCACGATATCAGTAAAAGCCTGG GGCGGCGAAGGTGGTAAAGAGAAACCGAAATATTGGGCAAAATGGTCGCCGTGGATAGAGTGGATCCAGAGACTCCACTCCTGGGACACGAGCAGAATCCCCGAGGAGCCGAGTTTTTACGCCAGTGCTGACGCCGGCGACCGGGAAGAAAG GTTCGTAGTAAAGGACAGAGACACGGCTTTCACCCCGGCCCAGAGGTCGTTGATCGTCATGCAAATTTTGTTGAGGGCACGGTACGATGACAACCACGAACGAGCCGGGATCCGACGTCTTCTGGCGGACGGTACTTATCTCGAATGTTTCCCACTCCATGAAGGGCCTTACGATACTCCCGGGCCCAATGGCGAACTCTTCGACAGACATTTGTTGTACCTGGAATGGGCTCGGCCTTCTAAGTG GTTCAAGAAGCAACCCTTGTGGTTGGTCAGGAGATACTTCGGGGAGAAGGTAGCCCTCTACTTTGCCTGGTTGGGTTTTTACACGAAGGCGTTATACCCACCAGCTGTTGTTGGTTTGCTCTGCTTTTTTTACGGCCTTGGAAGTATAGAAAGCGAAGATAACATACCCAGTAAAGAAATCTGTGATCCCACATTGGCTG GAAATATAACACTTTGTCCTCTCTGCGACAAGGCGTGTAAATATCAAAAGCTGAAAGATTCCTGTCTTTTTTCTAAACTGACATACCTGTTCGATAATCCAGCAACCGTCTTCTTCGCAATATTTATGTCTTTTTGGG CGACGACGTTTTTGGAGTTATGGAAACGTCGACAGGCAGTGATAGTTTGGGAATGGGACCTCCAAAACGTGGACGGTGACGAAGAGACCAGACCAGAGTTCGAGACCACGGTGAAAACGTATCGCGTCAATCCTGTGACCAGAGAAAGGGAGCCTTACCTTCCAGCATGGTCGAGGGTTCTTCGGTTCACGGCAACCGGATCCATGGTATTTTTTATG ATTTGTGTTGTACTGGCTGCGGTTCTCGGCACAATCATATACCGGATATCATTAGTGTCAGTATTTTATAACAGCGGCGGTGAATTCTTGAAGAAacatgcaaaaattttcacttccaCGACCGCCGCCCTCATTAATTTGTTCATCATAATGATCCTGACCCGGGTTTATCACCGATTGGCAAGGTGGCTAACGAACATGGAAAATCCGAGAACTCAGACTGAATACGAGGATAGCTATACTTTCAAGATATTTCTATTTGAATTTGTCAACTTTTACTCGTCGTTGATATACATAGCTTTTTTTAAG GGAAGATTCTTCAAGCACCCAGGTGACCGGAGTGCGAGATCTTCAGAATTTTTCCGTATTAAGACTGATGTTTGTGACCCAGCCGGTTGTTTGTCAGAACTCTGTATCCAACTGGCAATAATAATGATTGGCAAGCAATGCGTCAACAACTTTCTGGAGATTTTATCTCCAAAGATGTGGAACTGGTGGCGAAAGAGAACTCAAAAGGCAGCGACGAAGGATCGAAACAGACCTTATACTCGCTGGGAGAAGGATTATCAGCTTCAGGATCCCGGTAAAATGGCACTGTTTGACGAGTACCTTGAGATGG TCATACAATACGGATTCGTCACATTGTTTGTCGCGGCGTTCCCTTTGGCTCCGTTATTCGCTTTGTTGAACAACATTGCCGAAATACGACTTGACGCTTATAAAATGGTGAAGGAAGCCCGAAGGCCTCTTGCTGAGAGGGTGGAGGACATCGGCGCCTGGTTCGGTATTCTCCAGGGTGTTACTTACGCAGCTGTGGTATCCAAC GCGTTCGTGATCGCTTATACTTCGGACTTTATCCCCAGAAGCGTGTACGCCTTTGGATACTCGGACTCGCACAACCTGACCGGGTACATAGACAGTTCATTATCGGAGTTCAATACTTCTGATTATAGGGAGGACATGGGAAGTGCTGACGAGGATCCCGATCCCCCCACATGTCAGTACCGAGGTTACAGAAACGGTCCAGATCACCCGGACGCTTACGAACTCAGTCCACACTATTGGCACGTTTTCGCAGCGAGACTCGCATTCGTCGTGGTGTTCGAGCATGTG GTGTTTGCACTGACGGGTATAATGAGCTACGCAATCCCAGCGGTGCCAAGGGCAATTGCGACTCAAATCCAGAGAGAACGGCTGTTGGCGCAGGAAGCGAAGTACGAGAAAGGTATCACGGGTCGGGAAGACGAAGACGAGCTGTTAACCGCTCTGCGGGAAGCCGGAAGTATCGGGCGACCGCAAGGAGGTCGAGGAAGCTGGGCGAGGCGTTTCAGTAAATTGAGTGATGGCCTCGACGCCCACGTGGAGGTGGGCCCTCGGGCACACAGACAAAGTAATTCGTCAACGGTGTGGGAAGTGATGTAG
- the LOC124181376 gene encoding anoctamin-4-like isoform X2, with product MPIRDHRITRTSTQQFPCVFIVSPSARVELTVRVPDRDALQLPTPSFSLPPSPGNLPGRSPNDTVSSSPEIKFNFVDEAMDADAIRLENETKDTHSRRPSRTEGVSQVIPEFSPSRSQLSDLVHSVGSTETSLVSSATHTPNREGSPAGRSVERRPGTPYDVTKPVLQRTSDALFELARNGLQQYNPTSGESPSGSGSPRISRRYSRASVHPCVVGSKSLTARDLFGPKLTPAPPDASPSLPGTPAPQDSDSEQMSKEALSRKDDGLDTTVGPETDPETLFFHDGRRRIDMVLVYREENEGVMTETEARRIEQRKVFEQNLLKEGLQLELEHKNTSFDGRTYFLKLHIPWKTKMQYAEVMNMKLPTKRFITISVKAWGGEGGKEKPKYWAKWSPWIEWIQRLHSWDTSRIPEEPSFYASADAGDREERFVVKDRDTAFTPAQRSLIVMQILLRARYDDNHERAGIRRLLADGTYLECFPLHEGPYDTPGPNGELFDRHLLYLEWARPSKWFKKQPLWLVRRYFGEKVALYFAWLGFYTKALYPPAVVGLLCFFYGLGSIESEDNIPSKEICDPTLAGNITLCPLCDKACKYQKLKDSCLFSKLTYLFDNPATVFFAIFMSFWATTFLELWKRRQAVIVWEWDLQNVDGDEETRPEFETTVKTYRVNPVTREREPYLPAWSRVLRFTATGSMVFFMICVVLAAVLGTIIYRISLVSVFYNSGGEFLKKHAKIFTSTTAALINLFIIMILTRVYHRLARWLTNMENPRTQTEYEDSYTFKIFLFEFVNFYSSLIYIAFFKGRFFKHPGDRSARSSEFFRIKTDVCDPAGCLSELCIQLAIIMIGKQCVNNFLEILSPKMWNWWRKRTQKAATKDRNRPYTRWEKDYQLQDPGKMALFDEYLEMVIQYGFVTLFVAAFPLAPLFALLNNIAEIRLDAYKMVKEARRPLAERVEDIGAWFGILQGVTYAAVVSNAFVIAYTSDFIPRSVYAFGYSDSHNLTGYIDSSLSEFNTSDYREDMGSADEDPDPPTCQYRGYRNGPDHPDAYELSPHYWHVFAARLAFVVVFEHVVFALTGIMSYAIPAVPRAIATQIQRERLLAQEAKYEKGITGREDEDELLTALREAGSIGRPQGGRGSWARRFSKLSDGLDAHVEVGPRAHRQSNSSTVWEVM from the exons ACTGTCCGCGTTCCGGATCGGGACGCGTTGCAGTTACCCACACCTTCCTTCTCGTTACCACCGTCGCCCGGAAACCTTCCGGGGAGAAGTCCGAACGATACCGTGTCCTCTTCaccggaaataaaattcaatttcgtcgACGAGGCGATGGACGCCGACGCGATCCGCTTGGAGAATGAAACCAAG GACACTCACAGCCGGAGACCGAGTCGAACCGAGGGAGTTTCTCAGGTTATCCCAGAATTCAGCCCCAGCAGGTCGCAGCTGAGCGATTTGGTGCATTCGGTCGGATCGACGGAGACGTCCCTGGTATCGTCGGCAACGCACACGCCGAATCGCGAGGGGAGTCCTGCGGGAAGGAGCGTGGAAAGACGTCCTGGAACCCCGTACGACGTGACAAAGCCCGTTCTCCAGAGGACGAGCGACGCCCTCTTCGAGCTGGCCAGAAATGGCCTTCAGCAATACAATCCGACGAGCGGCGAGTCGCCGTCGGGATCCGGGAGCCCCAGGATATCCAGGCGGTACTCGAGGGCGAGCGTTCATCCCTGCGTCGTCGGAAGCAAGTCCTTAACGGCACGCGACTTATTCG GACCAAAATTAACACCCGCACCACCGGACGCAAGCCCGTCGTTACCTGGAACGCCTGCCCCCCAGGACTCGGACAGCGAACAGATGAGCAAAGAAGCGTTATCCCGAAAAGATGATGGATTGGATACAACGGTGGGACCGGAAACTGACCCTGAGACGTTATTTTTTCA CGACGGTCGCCGTCGAATAGACATGGTGTTGGTCTACCGGGAAGAAAACGAGGGTGTGATGACGGAGACCGAAGCCAGAAGGATAGAGCAGCGGAAAGTCTTCGAGCAGAATCTCCTCAAGGAGGGCTTACAACTGGAGCTTGAACACAAAAATACATCGTTCGACGGCAGAACGTACTTTTTGAAGCTCCACATACCATGGAAGACAAAGATGCAGTACGCCGAGGTGATGAACATGAAACTACCGACGAAAAGGTTCATCACGATATCAGTAAAAGCCTGG GGCGGCGAAGGTGGTAAAGAGAAACCGAAATATTGGGCAAAATGGTCGCCGTGGATAGAGTGGATCCAGAGACTCCACTCCTGGGACACGAGCAGAATCCCCGAGGAGCCGAGTTTTTACGCCAGTGCTGACGCCGGCGACCGGGAAGAAAG GTTCGTAGTAAAGGACAGAGACACGGCTTTCACCCCGGCCCAGAGGTCGTTGATCGTCATGCAAATTTTGTTGAGGGCACGGTACGATGACAACCACGAACGAGCCGGGATCCGACGTCTTCTGGCGGACGGTACTTATCTCGAATGTTTCCCACTCCATGAAGGGCCTTACGATACTCCCGGGCCCAATGGCGAACTCTTCGACAGACATTTGTTGTACCTGGAATGGGCTCGGCCTTCTAAGTG GTTCAAGAAGCAACCCTTGTGGTTGGTCAGGAGATACTTCGGGGAGAAGGTAGCCCTCTACTTTGCCTGGTTGGGTTTTTACACGAAGGCGTTATACCCACCAGCTGTTGTTGGTTTGCTCTGCTTTTTTTACGGCCTTGGAAGTATAGAAAGCGAAGATAACATACCCAGTAAAGAAATCTGTGATCCCACATTGGCTG GAAATATAACACTTTGTCCTCTCTGCGACAAGGCGTGTAAATATCAAAAGCTGAAAGATTCCTGTCTTTTTTCTAAACTGACATACCTGTTCGATAATCCAGCAACCGTCTTCTTCGCAATATTTATGTCTTTTTGGG CGACGACGTTTTTGGAGTTATGGAAACGTCGACAGGCAGTGATAGTTTGGGAATGGGACCTCCAAAACGTGGACGGTGACGAAGAGACCAGACCAGAGTTCGAGACCACGGTGAAAACGTATCGCGTCAATCCTGTGACCAGAGAAAGGGAGCCTTACCTTCCAGCATGGTCGAGGGTTCTTCGGTTCACGGCAACCGGATCCATGGTATTTTTTATG ATTTGTGTTGTACTGGCTGCGGTTCTCGGCACAATCATATACCGGATATCATTAGTGTCAGTATTTTATAACAGCGGCGGTGAATTCTTGAAGAAacatgcaaaaattttcacttccaCGACCGCCGCCCTCATTAATTTGTTCATCATAATGATCCTGACCCGGGTTTATCACCGATTGGCAAGGTGGCTAACGAACATGGAAAATCCGAGAACTCAGACTGAATACGAGGATAGCTATACTTTCAAGATATTTCTATTTGAATTTGTCAACTTTTACTCGTCGTTGATATACATAGCTTTTTTTAAG GGAAGATTCTTCAAGCACCCAGGTGACCGGAGTGCGAGATCTTCAGAATTTTTCCGTATTAAGACTGATGTTTGTGACCCAGCCGGTTGTTTGTCAGAACTCTGTATCCAACTGGCAATAATAATGATTGGCAAGCAATGCGTCAACAACTTTCTGGAGATTTTATCTCCAAAGATGTGGAACTGGTGGCGAAAGAGAACTCAAAAGGCAGCGACGAAGGATCGAAACAGACCTTATACTCGCTGGGAGAAGGATTATCAGCTTCAGGATCCCGGTAAAATGGCACTGTTTGACGAGTACCTTGAGATGG TCATACAATACGGATTCGTCACATTGTTTGTCGCGGCGTTCCCTTTGGCTCCGTTATTCGCTTTGTTGAACAACATTGCCGAAATACGACTTGACGCTTATAAAATGGTGAAGGAAGCCCGAAGGCCTCTTGCTGAGAGGGTGGAGGACATCGGCGCCTGGTTCGGTATTCTCCAGGGTGTTACTTACGCAGCTGTGGTATCCAAC GCGTTCGTGATCGCTTATACTTCGGACTTTATCCCCAGAAGCGTGTACGCCTTTGGATACTCGGACTCGCACAACCTGACCGGGTACATAGACAGTTCATTATCGGAGTTCAATACTTCTGATTATAGGGAGGACATGGGAAGTGCTGACGAGGATCCCGATCCCCCCACATGTCAGTACCGAGGTTACAGAAACGGTCCAGATCACCCGGACGCTTACGAACTCAGTCCACACTATTGGCACGTTTTCGCAGCGAGACTCGCATTCGTCGTGGTGTTCGAGCATGTG GTGTTTGCACTGACGGGTATAATGAGCTACGCAATCCCAGCGGTGCCAAGGGCAATTGCGACTCAAATCCAGAGAGAACGGCTGTTGGCGCAGGAAGCGAAGTACGAGAAAGGTATCACGGGTCGGGAAGACGAAGACGAGCTGTTAACCGCTCTGCGGGAAGCCGGAAGTATCGGGCGACCGCAAGGAGGTCGAGGAAGCTGGGCGAGGCGTTTCAGTAAATTGAGTGATGGCCTCGACGCCCACGTGGAGGTGGGCCCTCGGGCACACAGACAAAGTAATTCGTCAACGGTGTGGGAAGTGATGTAG